One Lycium barbarum isolate Lr01 chromosome 5, ASM1917538v2, whole genome shotgun sequence genomic window carries:
- the LOC132639900 gene encoding F-box protein At3g57590-like gives MRFKCFSKLCNVIILDPYFADIHQSRSISRPDHRTKLLLRCQGNIYTIDSNSRQPKACILPPLEKLDGLNYPKFEYAKGVFCLWSSCNHTAVICNPSTGEVRFLPHLSKVGEDLRTYLCYCSIGFDPNKRRHKILMTLYDTANKSTRLGFHFIGLDESWREIKSIPYFKPLMMEGVYIDEAVYFFGAFANSSRINIVEFNVRTEEIRTISLWYDKEIRTDIELYFNLVEIEGKLAAIDSRSNGIQIWILRSPETEEWIDWLDITFKKN, from the coding sequence ATGCGTTTCAAGTGCTTTTCCAAATTATGTAATGTTATAATATTAGATCCTTATTTTGCTGACATCCATCAAAGTCGCTCTATATCTCGTCCTGATCATAGGACCAAATTATTGCTACGGTGCCAAGGAAACATTTACACCATAGACTCGAATTCGAGACAACCCAAAGCCTGCATCCTTCCTCCACTTGAGAAATTGGACGGCCTTAACTATCCAAAATTTGAGTACGCTAAAGGTGTGTTCTGCTTATGGAGTTCGTGTAATCACACTGCTGTTATTTGCAATCCTAGTACAGGAGAAGTCAGATTTCTTCCTCACCTGAGCAAAGTTGGTGAAGATTTACGTACTTATCTTTGTTATTGTTCAATAGGTTTTGACCCAAATAAAAGGAGGCATAAAATTTTGATGACACTTTATGATACAGCAAATAAGTCAACAAGACTGGGTTTTCACTTTATAGGCCTAGATGAATCATGGAGAGAGATCAAAAGCATAccgtattttaagccattaatgaTGGAAGGAGTTTACATCGATGAAGCTGTCTACTTCTTTGGTGCTTTCGCCAACAGTTCAAGAATCAACATAGTGGAGTTTAATGTTAGAACTGAAGAAATCAGAACTATCTCATTGTGGTATGATAAAGAAATCCGGACTGACATAGAACTATATTTTAACCTCGTAGAAATTGAGGGCAAACTAGCAGCCATTGATTCAAGATCGAACGGAATACAAATTTGGATTTTACGAAGTCCTGAAACAGAAGAATGGATTGATTGGCTTGACATCACATTCAAGAAAAACTAA
- the LOC132639899 gene encoding uncharacterized protein LOC132639899, producing MASSVYVYAFIFLCISMEVSPSVSQVLGGGGLLPGLGGQVGNSPLPDIPKCLATVLNVPGCAEEIITSFLSTQPRLIGPQCCKAAIEFEDSCLPKIFPLSSLFPFTIRSFCPIQGSLPPPSPQPLVPTVA from the coding sequence ATGGCTTCTTCTGTCTATGTGTATGCATTTATTTTCTTGTGCATATCCATGGAGGTTTCGCCAAGCGTCTCACAAGTACTTGGAGGTGGCGGCCTTTTGCCAGGTTTAGGGGGTCAGGTCGGTAATAGTCCTCTTCCGGATATCCCAAAATGTTTAGCAACGGTGTTAAATGTTCCTGGATGTGCTGAGGAAATTATAACATCTTTCTTAAGTACTCAACCTCGATTGATTGGTCCTCAATGCTGCAAAGCTGCAATAGAATTTGAGGATAGTTGTTTGCCTAAGATTTTCCCTTTAAGTTCACTTTTCCCTTTTACAATTAGGAGTTTCTGCCCCATTCAGGGTTCGTTACCACCACCATCTCCTCAACCTCTAGTTCCAACGGTAGCGTGA